One part of the Streptomyces nigra genome encodes these proteins:
- a CDS encoding DUF5709 domain-containing protein, with product MGTEPMADDAYQPTGSNEEQEDAAPLDMQDALDERTYDDTLDEGYSPPEKPLGVDRYGTTAAEQHEGESLDQRLAEEVPDVDAPVGDDVGDLPGGEGEPVDPEAGDERAGRLVAPDEGAHEDAVKEEIADDVGIDAGAAGAEEAAMHVVDDEDL from the coding sequence ATGGGCACCGAGCCGATGGCCGACGACGCGTACCAGCCCACGGGCAGCAACGAGGAGCAGGAGGACGCGGCGCCGCTCGACATGCAGGACGCCCTGGACGAGCGGACGTACGACGACACGCTCGACGAGGGCTACTCGCCCCCGGAGAAGCCGCTCGGCGTGGACAGGTACGGCACCACCGCGGCCGAACAGCACGAGGGCGAGAGCCTCGACCAGCGGCTCGCGGAGGAGGTCCCGGACGTCGACGCTCCCGTCGGCGACGACGTGGGCGACCTGCCCGGCGGCGAGGGCGAACCCGTCGACCCGGAGGCGGGTGACGAGCGCGCCGGCCGGCTGGTGGCCCCGGACGAGGGGGCGCACGAGGACGCCGTCAAGGAGGAGATCGCCGACGACGTGGGCATCGACGCCGGGGCGGCCGGCGCCGAGGAGGCCGCGATGCACGTCGTCGACGACGAGGACCTGTGA
- a CDS encoding APC family permease, protein MSNPRGRGLQANALGTFDTVVMAVAGSAPAYSIAATTAVLVGAVGLASPAALLYCAIPMLGIAVAFSRLSRIAVHAGAGYCWVARTLHPFLGFLCGWALVVSATIFMVAGSLPAGAMTLALFDEGLAHDTALSTLVGAGWFLVMLLVVLGGARLTVRAQLVLTGAELSILALFAVLALFHADGARAFDWSWLGFGHFDGVAGFASGVLIAAFYYWGWDVASNLSEETRDSRRTTGLAGLIGVGVVFLLFEVFTIAVNVILSSRQIRENDANVLAALGEEVWPGWGGKVLVAAVMLSTVATLQTTLIQVTRSLFAMGRDRTMPSALGRVHPRWNTPWVAIAVVGVVAPAMFLASNLLGTVGDILSEAIAAMGLQIAFYYGLTGLAAVVAYRRLLLRSVPDFLLGGVWPLFGSLFMFAMLVESLGELSGCAIGIGIGGLAAGAIPMLWYWRQGSDYYRPSALDATRTVEADYVPAARSGSGSLVHEGSPTDF, encoded by the coding sequence ATGAGCAACCCCAGGGGCCGAGGGCTCCAGGCCAACGCCCTCGGCACCTTCGACACCGTGGTGATGGCGGTCGCGGGCAGCGCCCCGGCCTACTCGATCGCCGCGACCACCGCGGTCCTGGTCGGCGCGGTCGGTCTGGCCAGTCCCGCCGCGCTGCTGTACTGCGCGATACCCATGCTCGGCATCGCCGTCGCCTTCAGCCGGCTCAGCCGGATCGCCGTGCACGCCGGGGCCGGCTACTGCTGGGTCGCCCGTACCCTGCACCCGTTCCTGGGCTTTCTCTGCGGCTGGGCGCTGGTCGTCTCGGCGACCATCTTCATGGTGGCCGGCTCACTGCCCGCCGGGGCGATGACGCTGGCCCTCTTCGACGAGGGGCTCGCCCACGACACCGCGCTGTCCACCCTGGTCGGCGCGGGCTGGTTCCTGGTCATGCTGCTGGTGGTGCTGGGCGGGGCCCGGCTCACCGTACGGGCCCAACTGGTGCTCACCGGGGCCGAGCTGTCCATCCTGGCGCTGTTCGCGGTGCTCGCCCTGTTCCACGCCGACGGGGCCCGCGCCTTCGACTGGTCGTGGCTGGGCTTCGGGCACTTCGACGGGGTCGCCGGGTTCGCCTCCGGGGTGCTGATCGCCGCGTTCTACTACTGGGGCTGGGACGTCGCGAGCAACCTCAGCGAGGAGACCCGGGACAGCCGCCGTACGACGGGTCTCGCGGGTCTGATCGGGGTCGGCGTCGTCTTCCTGCTGTTCGAGGTCTTCACCATCGCGGTCAACGTCATCCTGTCGTCCCGGCAGATCCGGGAGAACGACGCGAACGTGCTGGCCGCGCTCGGCGAGGAGGTGTGGCCGGGCTGGGGCGGCAAGGTGCTCGTCGCGGCGGTGATGCTGTCCACCGTCGCCACCCTGCAGACCACGCTGATCCAGGTGACGCGCTCCCTGTTCGCGATGGGCCGGGACCGGACGATGCCGTCGGCGCTCGGCCGGGTGCACCCGCGCTGGAACACTCCGTGGGTGGCGATCGCGGTCGTCGGGGTGGTGGCGCCGGCGATGTTCCTCGCGTCCAACCTCCTCGGCACGGTCGGCGACATCCTCTCCGAGGCGATCGCCGCGATGGGGCTGCAGATCGCCTTCTACTACGGGCTGACGGGGCTCGCGGCGGTCGTCGCCTACCGCAGGCTGCTGCTGAGGTCGGTGCCGGACTTCCTGCTGGGCGGGGTGTGGCCGCTGTTCGGGTCCCTGTTCATGTTCGCGATGCTCGTGGAGTCGCTGGGCGAGCTGAGCGGCTGCGCGATCGGCATCGGCATCGGGGGCCTGGCCGCCGGCGCGATCCCCATGCTCTGGTACTGGCGGCAGGGCAGCGACTACTACCGGCCGTCCGCGCTGGACGCCACCCGGACCGTCGAGGCGGACTACGTCCCGGCCGCCCGAAGCGGCTCAGGCTCCCTCGTCCACGAGGGCTCTCCCACCGACTTCTGA
- a CDS encoding lysylphosphatidylglycerol synthase domain-containing protein, which translates to MTPDPALTPAPRRAHAYAHTALTLAVLVAVAWLARRHWPVLHTGAVRLTAADRGWLLVAAAATLATWPCAALAQQGAVLRRLPPTALVAAQFAASAAGHVLPAGLGSGAVNLRHLVRAGLPLTRAATALAVKGTAGVVVRAALIAALVLALPGVLRLPRAGGGVPAALCAVALCVLLLSDTVRSRGRAVLTALRGHCVAVHARPARAAALWGGSLAYVLLHCAALSAVAHAVGLTLGPARLALLYLAASGAAALLPTPGGLGSLDAVLAYALTTAGTPAATAASAVLGYRLLTVWLPLLPGLLVLALLVRRRTL; encoded by the coding sequence ATGACGCCGGACCCGGCCCTCACCCCCGCCCCCCGGCGCGCCCACGCCTACGCGCACACCGCCCTCACCCTCGCCGTCCTCGTCGCCGTGGCCTGGCTGGCCCGGCGCCACTGGCCGGTGCTGCACACCGGTGCCGTCCGGCTCACCGCCGCCGACCGGGGCTGGCTGCTGGTCGCCGCCGCGGCCACCCTGGCGACCTGGCCGTGCGCGGCGCTCGCCCAGCAGGGCGCCGTGCTGCGCCGGCTGCCGCCCACGGCCCTGGTGGCCGCGCAGTTCGCCGCGTCCGCCGCCGGTCATGTGCTGCCCGCCGGACTCGGCTCCGGCGCGGTGAACCTGCGCCACCTCGTACGGGCCGGCCTGCCGCTCACCCGCGCCGCCACCGCGCTCGCCGTGAAGGGCACCGCCGGGGTGGTCGTCCGGGCGGCCCTGATCGCCGCACTCGTCCTCGCCCTCCCGGGCGTGCTGCGGCTGCCGCGCGCGGGCGGGGGAGTGCCGGCCGCCCTGTGTGCCGTGGCGCTCTGTGTCCTGCTGCTCAGCGACACCGTACGGTCCCGGGGCCGCGCCGTCCTGACCGCGCTGCGCGGCCACTGCGTCGCCGTGCACGCCCGGCCGGCGCGGGCGGCGGCCCTGTGGGGCGGCTCGCTGGCGTACGTCCTGCTGCACTGCGCCGCGTTGAGCGCCGTGGCCCACGCGGTCGGGCTGACGCTCGGCCCGGCCCGGCTGGCCCTGCTGTACCTCGCGGCGAGCGGGGCGGCCGCGCTGCTGCCGACGCCCGGCGGCCTCGGCTCCCTGGACGCCGTGCTCGCCTACGCCCTCACGACCGCCGGGACACCGGCGGCCACGGCCGCCTCCGCCGTCCTCGGCTACCGGCTGCTGACGGTGTGGCTGCCGCTTCTGCCGGGCCTGCTGGTCCTCGCCCTGCTGGTCCGGCGCCGCACGCTGTGA
- a CDS encoding nucleoside/nucleotide kinase family protein has product MAPTFTELLDRARSLADGGGRAVLGIAGSPGAGKTTLAETLVRELNGTGDPWVAHVPMDGFHLADAELERLGRRDRKGAPDTFDAAGYAALLRRLREEPGDDIVYAPGFERELEQPIAGTVPVEPAARLVVTEGNYLLLDTGAWARVRAQLDEVWFCELDEEERLRRLIARHERFGKTHEEAVAWVMRSDQRNAELVAATRDRADLTVPATALPA; this is encoded by the coding sequence GTGGCACCGACCTTCACCGAACTCCTGGACCGCGCCCGCTCCCTGGCCGACGGCGGCGGCCGCGCCGTCCTGGGTATCGCCGGCAGCCCCGGCGCGGGCAAGACGACCCTGGCCGAGACCCTGGTGCGGGAGCTGAACGGCACGGGCGACCCATGGGTCGCGCATGTGCCGATGGACGGCTTCCATCTCGCCGACGCCGAACTGGAACGGCTCGGCCGCCGCGACCGCAAGGGCGCCCCGGACACCTTCGACGCGGCCGGGTACGCGGCACTCCTGCGGCGGCTGCGCGAGGAGCCCGGCGACGACATCGTCTACGCACCCGGCTTCGAACGGGAGCTGGAGCAGCCGATCGCCGGCACGGTGCCGGTGGAGCCGGCGGCCCGGCTGGTGGTCACCGAGGGGAACTACCTCCTGCTGGACACGGGCGCCTGGGCGCGGGTGCGGGCGCAGCTGGACGAGGTGTGGTTCTGCGAACTGGACGAGGAGGAGCGGCTGCGGCGGCTGATCGCCCGTCATGAGCGGTTCGGCAAGACGCACGAGGAGGCGGTGGCCTGGGTGATGCGCTCGGACCAGCGCAACGCCGAGCTGGTCGCGGCGACCCGGGACCGGGCCGACCTGACGGTCCCCGCGACCGCGCTCCCCGCGTGA